One Acinetobacter pullicarnis genomic region harbors:
- a CDS encoding phosphatase PAP2 family protein — protein MLKFILTKPYIQILMMLQPSQKKYLMTDSSILLFTCLALLVFFPIGGKIDLYFIQPWVDQSGHFFNRYHAFLTFWNHQILKYIMIVVYASFLVLWLLSFKIDRLKPNRVIYAYMFGVSILSTALVGIIKSQSRHDCPWNMVETSSSGLVWDFSATQGHCFPGGHASAGFALMTGYFVYRLSQPKRAYFFLFAGLVFGFTMGWGQMMRGAHFLSHNLWTGWYVFALNAVFFAVFYRKLLAHAQLAQQPAPVKQTVPVLN, from the coding sequence ATGTTGAAATTTATTTTAACAAAACCGTATATTCAAATTCTAATGATGCTTCAGCCGAGCCAAAAAAAATATCTCATGACCGATAGCTCAATCTTGTTATTTACTTGCTTGGCGCTGTTGGTATTTTTTCCTATAGGCGGAAAAATTGATCTCTACTTTATTCAACCTTGGGTAGATCAGTCTGGACATTTTTTCAACCGTTATCATGCATTTTTAACTTTTTGGAATCATCAGATTTTAAAATATATAATGATCGTGGTGTATGCGAGCTTTTTAGTCCTCTGGTTGCTTTCATTCAAAATTGACCGCTTAAAACCCAATCGGGTTATTTATGCATATATGTTTGGGGTCAGTATTCTTTCCACAGCATTGGTGGGCATAATAAAATCGCAGTCTCGTCATGACTGTCCTTGGAATATGGTTGAAACCTCAAGCTCAGGCTTAGTTTGGGATTTTTCTGCCACACAAGGGCATTGTTTTCCTGGTGGCCATGCCAGTGCAGGTTTTGCATTAATGACTGGTTATTTTGTCTATCGTCTAAGTCAGCCTAAACGCGCCTATTTCTTTCTATTTGCAGGCCTGGTGTTTGGTTTTACGATGGGCTGGGGCCAGATGATGCGTGGCGCACACTTTTTGAGCCATAATTTATGGACAGGTTGGTATGTCTTTGCGCTAAATGCTGTATTTTTTGCAGTATTTTATCGAAAACTACTAGCGCATGCGCAACTCGCTCAGCAACCCGCGCCAGTAAAGCAAACGGTGCCAGTCCTCAATTAA
- a CDS encoding chromate transporter produces the protein MNQNTIQIAALYKPTSRQLFLGFMKLGLMGFGGVLPLAQHMIVEDQKWLSSAEFIDLLGICQILPGGNIINMAAAIGMRFHGIHGAICAVLGLISAPTLIVIAMYQIYAQFQNIPIIKNMIAGLAAAAAGLLFATGFKMLKPIIKSILILPSLVLTSVFVLWLKLPLALTLIILLSINLTILTVKKAVQQ, from the coding sequence ATGAATCAAAATACAATACAAATCGCAGCACTTTATAAACCAACGTCAAGACAACTTTTCTTGGGTTTTATGAAGCTTGGATTAATGGGCTTTGGTGGGGTATTACCGCTTGCACAACATATGATTGTTGAAGATCAAAAATGGTTAAGTTCAGCGGAATTTATCGATTTGCTAGGTATCTGCCAAATATTACCTGGCGGTAATATTATTAATATGGCTGCTGCAATTGGTATGCGATTTCATGGCATTCACGGTGCAATTTGTGCTGTATTGGGATTGATTTCAGCACCGACATTGATTGTCATCGCGATGTATCAAATCTATGCACAATTTCAAAATATTCCAATTATTAAAAACATGATTGCAGGGCTTGCTGCCGCAGCGGCTGGGTTGCTGTTTGCAACAGGTTTTAAAATGCTCAAACCAATTATTAAAAGCATTTTAATTTTACCCAGTCTTGTCCTGACTTCGGTTTTTGTGCTCTGGCTTAAACTGCCTCTGGCATTAACCCTGATCATTTTGCTTAGTATCAACCTAACCATTTTAACGGTCAAAAAGGCAGTACAACAATGA
- a CDS encoding BUD32 family EKC/KEOPS complex subunit, with protein MSDLNHFLNNSIQLQNSNIQSYHIGEMKVWLKKASARHSTWIYIPLRWLAQFFQLKVLTPIPNYGGHKAIQCEVQRIQSLQALGISTPTLLASSEYGLLIEDAAANGKQVLQLDQALAQLHEQPEQQIKLFHAAIDAISSIHSKNSYLSEAFARNILVDEAHQFTFIDFETDPGQVLDVQSCQVRDWLCLIFSTAHLFNEQQLAQASQIFLDKILPSTKTYLGILKVSHRLRWARHINFEKLGSDGKRAKKCFLFFKAIELQKPLPMI; from the coding sequence ATGTCCGATTTAAATCACTTTTTAAATAACTCAATTCAACTCCAAAATAGCAATATCCAGTCCTATCATATTGGAGAGATGAAAGTTTGGCTTAAAAAAGCATCAGCGCGCCACTCAACTTGGATTTATATCCCACTGCGATGGCTAGCTCAGTTTTTTCAGCTTAAAGTGCTTACACCGATTCCCAACTACGGCGGTCATAAAGCGATTCAATGTGAAGTTCAACGCATTCAAAGTTTACAAGCGCTCGGGATTTCAACCCCAACCCTATTGGCAAGCAGTGAATATGGCCTCTTAATTGAAGATGCTGCTGCAAATGGCAAACAGGTACTACAGTTGGATCAAGCCTTAGCGCAACTCCACGAACAACCTGAACAGCAAATCAAGCTATTTCATGCAGCCATTGATGCGATTTCCTCAATTCACAGTAAAAATAGTTATTTAAGTGAAGCCTTCGCACGTAATATCCTGGTTGATGAAGCGCATCAATTTACATTTATCGACTTTGAAACTGATCCAGGACAAGTACTTGATGTGCAATCCTGTCAGGTTCGAGATTGGTTATGTCTTATTTTTTCAACAGCACATCTGTTTAATGAACAACAATTAGCACAAGCTAGCCAGATTTTTTTAGATAAAATCCTACCTTCAACAAAAACCTATCTTGGTATTTTAAAAGTAAGCCATCGACTACGCTGGGCGAGACATATCAATTTTGAAAAAC
- a CDS encoding chromate transporter, whose translation MIPTLCLLALIFTQLSILSFGGGNAILPALQHQAVNVQHWVSADQFQAMFALAQAAPGPNMMIIPLLGWHVAGPLGLVVTCIAKFGPSSVITLYALKFWDSFKTHPFKTTLELALQPITVGLVLSSAWLIAEASVQQHVLIAVVVLTSVLGLVKKIHPIYLMSLGAGLAAVFL comes from the coding sequence ATGATCCCGACACTTTGCTTACTTGCACTAATATTTACACAGTTGTCTATTTTATCTTTTGGCGGTGGAAATGCGATTTTACCGGCATTACAGCATCAAGCCGTGAATGTACAGCACTGGGTATCCGCAGATCAATTTCAAGCAATGTTTGCACTGGCACAAGCCGCACCGGGACCCAATATGATGATTATTCCTTTACTGGGCTGGCATGTTGCGGGACCATTGGGTTTAGTAGTAACCTGTATTGCGAAATTTGGCCCCTCCTCTGTGATTACATTATATGCACTTAAATTTTGGGATTCATTTAAAACCCATCCTTTTAAGACCACACTAGAACTTGCCCTACAGCCAATTACAGTTGGTTTGGTTTTAAGCAGTGCTTGGCTAATAGCAGAAGCATCTGTACAACAACATGTACTCATTGCTGTGGTAGTTTTAACAAGCGTACTTGGCTTAGTTAAAAAAATTCATCCTATCTATTTAATGTCGCTTGGTGCTGGTTTAGCTGCAGTCTTTCTTTAA